A stretch of Dermochelys coriacea isolate rDerCor1 chromosome 6, rDerCor1.pri.v4, whole genome shotgun sequence DNA encodes these proteins:
- the LOC119857209 gene encoding limbic system-associated membrane protein-like, with protein MPLTMAPGLLLLLLLASGARGALVVSVPTSRVQAQPGSDVLLGCHFSMGGAVDLMELVVQWKLGNSLVAEFDNVPLYPRAGASLSLEWLRVGNASLLLPRVGDTDAGLYTCIVIVPPNRESRQVELCVEAPPHVSVRGTEVRVGEQNHVICSVSNFYPGSVSVAWLRDGLIVAGSKTPPGQLGPTGLYSTTSILPLVPSIPDASANYSCHVQHVALEAPIQAAFRLSVFSPPRLTLLQPLVTLEGQVTLQCLVSGYHPAEIRVQWLRDGVPLLTMESPPTKEPNGSFALRSSCILDRPESNAQANFACRVQHLALATPLEHTAVWRVPACPKSWTWTWVGTMLLLLLLLAWVVCQCCNISMSEIRQGQCWLEGSITVLWCEVEGRLQATDHLAWARLCLEKESGWPGELSAPMQKWESDQHQVLTWRCPLRLGRERLMSCLIVCPAGSSEDTFACTFQPGTAGRQVQQRLITVSSVQGVTPDMDLSSCL; from the exons gGGGTGCCCTGGTGGTCTCCGTCCCCACCTCCCGGGTGCAGGCCCAGCCAGGCTCAGACGTGCTCCTGGGCTGTCACTTCTCCATGGGAGGGGCCGTGGACCTGATGGAGCTGGTGGTGCAGTGGAAGCTGGGGAACAGCCTGGTGGCCGAGTTCGATAACGTCCCATTGTACCCCAGGGCCGGGGCTAGCCTGTCCCTGGAGTGGCTGCGGGTCGGCAACGCTTCCCTTCTCCTCCCGCGGGTGGGGGACACCGATGCCGGGCTCTACACCTGCATAGTCATCGTCCCCCCGAACCGGGAGAGTCGGCAGGTGGAGCTGTGCGTGGAAG CCCCGCCCCATGTCTCAGTGCGGGGCACCGAGGTGAGGGTCGGCGAGCAGAACCACGTGATCTGCAGCGTGAGCAACTTCTACCCCGGGAGCGTGAGCGTCGCTTGGCTGCGGGACGGGCTGATTGTGGCGGGCTCCAAGACACCCCCCGGCCAGCTGGGCCCCACCGGCCTGTACAGCACGACCAGCATCCTCCCGCTCGTGCCCAGCATCCCCGACGCCAGCGCCAACTACTCCTGCCACGTGCAGCACGTCGCCCTGGAGGCGCCGATCCAAGCAGCCTTCCGGCTGAGCGTGTTCT CCCCGCCTCGGctgaccctgctgcagcccctggtaACGTTGGAGGGGCAGGTCACTCTGCAGTGCCTGGTGAGCGGCTACCACCCCGCCGAGATCAGGGTGCAATGGCTGCGGGACGGGGTGCCCCTGCTCACCATGGAGTCGCCCCCCACAAAGGAACCCAACGGATCCTTCGCGCTCCGCAGCAGCTGCATCCTCGACCGTCCAGAGAGCAATGCCCAGGCCAACTTCGCCTGCCGTGTGCAGCACCTGGCGCTGGCCACCCCGCTGGAGCACACAGCTGTCTGGAGAG TCCCCGCCTGCCCCAAGTCATGGACATGGACATGGGTGGGAAccatgctgctcctgctgctgctcctcgcGTGGGTCGTGTGCCAGTGCTGTAACATCAGCA tgTCCGAGATCCGTCAGGGGCAGTGTTGGCTGGAGGGCAGCATCACCGTGCTGTGGTGCGAGGTGGAGGGCCGGCTCCAGGCCACAGACCATCTGGCCTGGGCGAGGCTGTGCCTGGAGAAGGAGTCTGGGTGGCCCGGGGAGCTGAGTGCGCCCATGCAGAAGTGGGAGTCGGACCAGCACCAGGTGTTGACATGGCGGTGCCCCCTCCGGCTGGGCAGGGAGCGGCTCATGTCTTGTCTGATCGTCTGCCCTGCGGGGAGCAGCGAAGACACCTTCGCCTGCACGTTCCAGCCAGGCACGGCCGGCAGGCAGGTTCAGCAGAGGCTCATCACTGTCTCCAGTGTGCAGGGGG tCACGCCGGATATGGATCTCAGCAGCTGCCTGTGA